One Staphylococcus simiae genomic region harbors:
- the mobB gene encoding molybdopterin-guanine dinucleotide biosynthesis protein B, translating to MILQIVGFKNSGKTTLMEHMVSFLKSQGYTVATIKHHGHSQEDIALQSDDVDHMKHFEAGADQSIVQGTNFQQTVTRHNKQNLTQIIEKSVTIDTNIILVEGFKQADYNKVIVYKDEQQLRELEQLSHICYSINIWETKDFTTFDEWLLNRIKIEG from the coding sequence ATGATTTTGCAAATTGTAGGTTTTAAAAATTCTGGAAAGACAACGTTGATGGAACATATGGTGTCATTTTTAAAATCTCAAGGCTACACAGTAGCAACGATTAAACATCATGGTCATAGTCAAGAAGATATTGCTTTACAAAGTGATGATGTTGACCATATGAAACATTTTGAAGCAGGTGCAGATCAAAGTATTGTTCAAGGTACCAATTTTCAACAAACTGTGACACGTCATAATAAACAAAATCTTACTCAAATTATTGAGAAATCTGTTACAATTGATACCAATATCATTTTAGTTGAAGGTTTTAAGCAAGCTGATTACAACAAAGTGATAGTTTATAAAGATGAGCAACAACTTAGAGAATTAGAGCAATTATCTCATATTTGTTATAGCATCAATATTTGGGAGACGAAAGATTTTACAACATTTGATGAGTGGCTTTTAAATAGAATCAAAATAGAGGGTTGA
- a CDS encoding SarA family transcriptional regulator translates to MSNKVQRFISAERELSQLKHWLKSTYKISIEEFVVLFKVYEGQKISGKELRDTLHFEMLWDTSKIDVIIRKIYKKDLISKLRSETDERQVFYFYNATQKKLLDKITKEIEALSVTN, encoded by the coding sequence ATGAGTAATAAAGTTCAACGTTTCATATCAGCTGAAAGAGAATTAAGTCAATTAAAGCACTGGCTTAAAAGTACTTATAAAATTTCTATCGAGGAATTTGTAGTATTATTTAAAGTATATGAAGGACAAAAAATTAGTGGTAAAGAATTGAGAGATACACTTCATTTTGAAATGTTATGGGATACAAGTAAGATAGATGTCATTATCCGTAAGATTTATAAAAAAGATCTTATTTCAAAATTACGTTCTGAAACTGATGAAAGACAAGTATTTTACTTCTACAATGCAACTCAAAAGAAATTATTAGATAAAATCACGAAAGAAATTGAAGCTTTAAGCGTCACTAATTAA
- a CDS encoding lipid II:glycine glycyltransferase FemX, with product MEKMHITNQEHDAFVKSHPNGDLLQLSKWAETKQLTGWYSKRIAVGENGEVKGVGQLLFKKVPKLPYTLCYISRGFVVDYNDKEALQALLDSAKEVAKAEKAYAIKIDPDVEVEHGTAALQNLKALGFKHKGFKEGLSKDYIQPRMTMITPIDKSDDELLESFERRNRSKVRLALKRGTTVERSDREGLKTFAELMKITGERDGFLTRDISYFENIYDALHEDGDAELFLVKLDPTSNLQKVNQDIADLNDEIKKWEKKKETSEKQAKKAQNMIKDAQNKIAKNEDLKRDLEELERQHPDGIYLSGALLMFAGAKSYYLYGASSNEYRDFLPNHHMQYTMMKYAREHGATTYDFGGTDNDPDKDSDHYGLWAFKKVWGTYLSEKIGEFDYVLNQPLYQLIEQVKPRLTKAKIKISRKLKRK from the coding sequence ATGGAAAAGATGCATATCACTAATCAAGAACATGACGCATTTGTAAAATCTCATCCCAATGGTGATTTACTACAATTGAGCAAATGGGCTGAAACAAAACAATTAACAGGATGGTATTCTAAACGTATTGCTGTTGGAGAAAATGGTGAAGTTAAAGGTGTAGGGCAATTACTATTTAAAAAAGTACCTAAATTACCATACACATTATGCTATATTTCACGAGGGTTTGTTGTTGATTATAATGACAAAGAAGCATTACAAGCATTATTAGATAGTGCGAAAGAAGTAGCGAAAGCTGAAAAAGCATATGCCATTAAAATAGACCCTGACGTAGAAGTAGAACATGGAACAGCAGCATTGCAGAATTTAAAAGCGTTAGGCTTTAAACATAAAGGATTTAAAGAAGGTTTATCAAAAGATTATATTCAGCCACGTATGACAATGATTACTCCTATAGATAAATCTGATGATGAATTATTAGAAAGTTTCGAACGTCGTAATCGTTCTAAAGTAAGATTAGCATTAAAACGAGGCACAACTGTAGAGCGTTCAGACAGAGAAGGTTTGAAAACATTTGCTGAATTAATGAAGATAACTGGTGAACGTGACGGTTTCTTAACTCGTGATATTAGCTATTTTGAAAATATCTATGACGCATTACATGAAGATGGCGACGCAGAGCTATTCTTAGTTAAGCTCGACCCAACTTCAAATTTACAAAAAGTAAACCAAGATATTGCTGATTTAAATGACGAAATAAAAAAATGGGAAAAGAAAAAAGAAACATCAGAAAAGCAAGCTAAAAAAGCACAAAATATGATTAAAGATGCGCAAAATAAAATTGCTAAAAATGAAGATTTAAAACGTGATTTAGAAGAACTTGAACGTCAACACCCAGACGGCATTTATTTATCGGGTGCACTATTAATGTTTGCAGGTGCTAAATCGTATTACTTATATGGTGCGTCTTCTAATGAATATAGAGATTTCTTACCTAACCATCATATGCAATATACAATGATGAAGTATGCACGTGAACATGGTGCAACAACTTATGACTTTGGCGGTACAGATAATGATCCTGATAAAGATTCTGACCATTATGGTTTATGGGCATTTAAAAAAGTTTGGGGCACCTATTTAAGTGAGAAAATTGGTGAATTTGACTATGTGTTAAATCAACCATTATATCAATTAATTGAACAAGTTAAACCACGTTTAACAAAAGCTAAGATTAAAATTTCTCGTAAATTAAAACGTAAATAA
- a CDS encoding molybdenum cofactor biosynthesis protein MoaE, with the protein MKQFEIVTEPIQTEQYRDFTLNECQGAVVVFTGHVREWTKGVKTEYLEYEAYIPMAEKKLAQIGDEISRQWPGTITTIVHRIGPLQISDIAVLIAVSSPHRKDAYRANEYAIERIKEIVPIWKKEIWEDGSEWQGHQKGSYEEAKRGE; encoded by the coding sequence ATGAAACAATTTGAAATTGTAACAGAGCCTATTCAAACAGAACAGTATCGTGACTTCACGCTGAATGAATGTCAGGGTGCTGTTGTCGTGTTTACCGGGCATGTTCGAGAATGGACTAAAGGTGTTAAAACGGAATATTTAGAATATGAAGCTTATATTCCAATGGCTGAAAAGAAATTAGCTCAAATTGGTGATGAAATATCTAGACAATGGCCTGGGACGATTACAACAATTGTCCATAGAATCGGACCATTGCAAATTTCTGATATAGCAGTGTTAATTGCGGTATCATCGCCACACCGTAAAGATGCCTATCGTGCGAACGAATACGCTATTGAACGTATTAAAGAAATCGTTCCTATTTGGAAAAAAGAAATATGGGAAGACGGTTCAGAATGGCAAGGGCATCAAAAAGGAAGTTATGAAGAAGCGAAGAGGGGGGAATAA
- a CDS encoding efflux RND transporter permease subunit encodes MIKKLLQFSLGNKFAIFLMVVLVILGGVYASTKLKLELLPDVQNPVISVQTTMPGATPQSTQDEISTKIDDQVRSLAYVKNVKTQSIQNASIVTVEYENNTDMDKAEEQLKKEIDKIKFKDEVGDPELTRNSMDAFPILAYSFSNKDADLKTVTKELNDTLIPKLQTIDGVQNAQLNGQTNREVTLKFKQSQLEKNGLTAEDVENYLKTATRQTPLGLFQFGKTDKSIVVDGQFTSVNALKNIDIPLNIAGSQSQSSDDSKEDNSAMSEVNQSSGSKSSQAAMPSSNSSSMPTIKLKDIADVSVGDVRTSISKTNGKDAVNLQVLKSQDANTVQVAKDVQKKVNEFVKDNNNLKATKTMDTAKPVEDSLYTMVEKAILGTIVAIIVILLFLRNIRTTAISVVSIPLSLLMALIALKLSDVSLNILTLGALTVAIGRVIDDSIVVVENIYRRLSDPNESMKGQNLIISATTEVFKPIMSSTLVTIIVFLPLVFVSGSVGEMFRPFALAIAFSLLASLLVSITLVPALAATLFKKGVKHRQNGQQEKLGIVSKSYKKVLAWSLNHKWLVIIISTIILVLTIVIGGPRLGTSFISSGDDKFLAITYTPKPGETQQAVLNHAKDVEKYLQHKDKVKIVQYSVGGPSPVDPTGSTNSMAIMVEYDNDTPNFDEEPDKVLKHVDSFKHPGEWKNQDLGTGAGNSSVEVTVKGPSTDDIKGTVNKIEEKMKDIKGLANVKSDLSQTYDQYEVKVNQNKAAQNGISAAQLAMNLNENLPEKTITTVKEQGKTIDVKVKQNKATDWSAKKLNNIELKKPTGGTIKLSDIASLEKTTTPSKLTQEQGDYATTITGKVINKDVGGTTRDVMSQVNHLDKPNNVKVNVGGANDDINNAITQLVFAMIAAIIIVYLILVITFKGGLAPFTILFSLPYTIIGVIIALLITGETISVPSLIGMLMLIGIVVTNAIVLIDRVINNERYGMEMKDALIEAGGTRIRPILMTAVATIGALIPLLFGQDSSILISKGMAATVIGGLISSTILTLVVVPVIYEILFTLKNRITHRHTK; translated from the coding sequence ATGATAAAAAAATTATTGCAGTTTTCACTAGGGAATAAATTCGCCATATTTTTAATGGTCGTATTGGTTATTTTGGGCGGTGTTTATGCTAGTACGAAGTTAAAATTGGAATTGCTTCCAGATGTACAAAATCCAGTCATTTCTGTACAAACGACAATGCCAGGTGCTACACCACAAAGTACGCAAGATGAAATCAGTACTAAAATAGATGATCAAGTTAGGTCATTAGCTTACGTTAAAAATGTTAAAACACAATCGATTCAAAATGCTTCAATTGTAACTGTTGAGTATGAAAATAACACGGACATGGATAAAGCAGAGGAACAACTCAAAAAAGAAATCGATAAGATTAAATTTAAAGATGAAGTTGGAGACCCAGAATTAACACGAAACTCTATGGATGCTTTTCCAATTTTAGCGTATTCATTTTCAAATAAAGATGCAGATTTAAAAACAGTAACTAAAGAGCTAAATGATACGTTAATTCCTAAGCTACAAACTATAGATGGTGTACAAAACGCTCAATTAAATGGTCAGACAAATCGTGAAGTGACACTTAAATTTAAACAATCCCAATTAGAAAAAAATGGTTTGACTGCGGAAGATGTAGAAAATTATTTAAAGACAGCTACAAGGCAAACACCATTAGGTTTATTCCAATTTGGGAAAACAGATAAATCTATTGTTGTAGATGGTCAATTTACATCAGTCAATGCACTGAAAAATATTGATATACCACTGAATATTGCAGGAAGTCAGTCACAAAGTAGTGATGATAGTAAAGAAGATAACTCTGCAATGTCAGAAGTTAATCAATCCTCAGGTTCGAAATCATCTCAAGCGGCTATGCCTAGCTCAAATTCAAGTAGTATGCCAACAATTAAGTTGAAAGATATTGCAGATGTATCAGTTGGGGACGTTAGAACTTCGATTTCGAAAACAAATGGAAAAGATGCAGTGAATTTACAAGTTTTGAAATCACAAGACGCTAATACCGTTCAAGTAGCGAAAGATGTTCAGAAAAAAGTTAATGAATTTGTCAAAGATAACAATAATTTGAAGGCTACAAAAACAATGGATACTGCCAAACCTGTTGAAGATTCGCTTTATACAATGGTTGAAAAAGCAATTCTTGGTACAATTGTAGCTATCATAGTTATACTACTTTTCTTAAGAAATATTCGTACTACAGCAATATCTGTTGTTTCTATACCACTGTCATTATTAATGGCCTTAATTGCTTTAAAATTGAGTGATGTATCGTTAAATATTTTAACTTTAGGGGCATTAACTGTAGCGATAGGACGTGTGATAGATGACTCTATTGTAGTAGTAGAGAATATCTATAGACGATTATCTGATCCTAACGAATCGATGAAAGGACAGAATTTAATTATTAGTGCAACTACAGAAGTATTTAAGCCAATCATGTCATCGACATTAGTGACAATTATTGTCTTTTTACCACTTGTATTTGTTTCAGGCTCTGTTGGTGAGATGTTTAGACCATTTGCTTTAGCCATCGCCTTTAGTTTATTAGCTTCATTATTAGTTTCTATCACTTTAGTTCCAGCATTAGCTGCTACTTTATTCAAAAAAGGTGTGAAACATCGTCAAAATGGTCAACAAGAAAAATTAGGTATTGTTAGTAAAAGTTATAAAAAAGTCCTAGCATGGTCGTTGAATCATAAATGGTTAGTTATTATTATTAGCACGATTATTTTAGTACTAACGATAGTGATTGGAGGACCTAGATTAGGAACAAGCTTTATCTCTTCTGGTGATGATAAATTTTTAGCAATTACCTATACCCCTAAACCTGGTGAGACACAACAAGCTGTATTAAATCATGCCAAGGATGTTGAAAAATATTTACAACATAAAGATAAAGTGAAAATAGTACAATACTCTGTTGGTGGACCAAGTCCAGTAGATCCAACTGGTAGTACTAACAGCATGGCTATTATGGTTGAGTATGATAATGATACACCGAACTTTGATGAAGAACCTGATAAAGTATTGAAACATGTAGATAGTTTTAAACATCCAGGAGAATGGAAAAATCAAGATCTAGGTACAGGTGCTGGTAATAGCTCTGTAGAAGTAACTGTCAAAGGCCCTTCGACTGATGATATCAAAGGTACAGTTAATAAAATTGAAGAAAAAATGAAAGACATCAAAGGATTAGCAAATGTAAAATCTGATTTATCACAAACATATGATCAATATGAAGTGAAAGTAAATCAAAATAAAGCAGCTCAAAATGGTATTTCAGCTGCACAATTAGCAATGAATTTAAATGAAAACTTGCCTGAAAAAACAATTACTACTGTTAAAGAACAAGGTAAGACAATTGATGTTAAAGTGAAACAAAATAAGGCTACAGATTGGTCTGCAAAGAAACTTAACAATATTGAATTGAAGAAACCAACAGGTGGAACAATTAAGTTAAGTGATATTGCATCACTTGAAAAGACAACAACGCCAAGTAAGTTAACACAAGAACAAGGTGATTATGCAACTACCATAACAGGTAAAGTAATTAATAAAGACGTTGGTGGTACAACTAGAGATGTGATGTCACAAGTCAATCATCTAGATAAGCCTAATAATGTCAAAGTAAATGTTGGTGGTGCGAATGATGATATTAACAATGCAATTACTCAATTAGTATTTGCTATGATCGCTGCAATTATTATCGTTTACCTTATCTTAGTAATTACATTTAAAGGTGGCTTAGCACCATTTACAATATTATTCTCATTACCGTATACAATTATCGGTGTGATTATTGCATTATTAATTACAGGAGAAACGATTTCTGTACCAAGTTTAATTGGTATGCTCATGTTGATCGGTATTGTTGTAACGAATGCGATTGTATTAATAGATAGAGTGATAAATAATGAACGATATGGTATGGAGATGAAAGACGCATTAATAGAAGCAGGTGGTACTAGAATTAGACCGATCTTGATGACAGCAGTGGCAACAATTGGTGCATTAATACCATTATTATTTGGACAAGATAGTTCAATCTTAATCTCTAAAGGCATGGCAGCTACCGTTATTGGTGGATTAATATCTTCAACCATTCTAACTTTAGTTGTAGTTCCAGTTATTTATGAAATTTTATTCACTTTAAAAAATCGAATAACACACCGACACACAAAATAA
- a CDS encoding MarR family winged helix-turn-helix transcriptional regulator — translation MLEHDFFNSFVTVYRPYLKLAEPILEKHQIYYGQWLILRDIAKHQPTTLVEISHRRAIEKPTARKTIKALIDYGYLNVDSSKADKRQKLLSLSISGQDLYTAVHQDITLLQHSITQQTDITHEEMAQTITIMNKIHSTLLGGEQSD, via the coding sequence ATGCTAGAACATGATTTTTTCAATAGTTTCGTTACTGTTTATCGACCTTATTTAAAATTAGCTGAACCTATTTTAGAAAAGCATCAAATTTACTATGGTCAATGGCTTATATTACGAGATATCGCCAAACATCAACCTACGACACTCGTTGAAATTTCACATAGACGTGCCATTGAGAAACCAACTGCTAGAAAAACCATCAAAGCATTAATCGATTATGGTTATTTGAATGTCGATTCTAGTAAAGCAGATAAACGTCAAAAATTATTAAGTTTATCTATCTCTGGTCAAGATTTATATACAGCTGTGCATCAAGATATAACATTGTTACAACATTCAATTACCCAACAAACTGATATTACACATGAAGAAATGGCACAAACCATTACCATTATGAATAAAATTCATTCAACATTATTAGGAGGAGAACAAAGTGACTGA
- the moaA gene encoding GTP 3',8-cyclase MoaA: MVEQIKDKLGRPIRDLRLSVTDRCNFRCDYCMPKEIFGDDYVFLPKDELLTFDEMVRISKVYARLGVKKIRITGGEPLLRRNLDQLIAQLVQIEGIEDIGLTTNGLLLKKHGQKLYNAGLRRINVSLDAIDNEVFKALNNRNIKATTILEQIDYAVSIGFDVKVNVVVQKGVNDDQIIPMLEYFKHKDIEIRFIEFMDVGNDNGWDFSKVVSKDDMLSMIEQHFEVAPVEPKYFGEVAKYYRHQDNGVKFGLITSVSQSFCSTCTRARLSSDGKFYGCLFATVDGFNVKEFMRSGVTDEELLEQFKALWQVRDDRYSDERTEQTVANRRRKKINMNYIGG, encoded by the coding sequence ATGGTAGAACAAATTAAAGATAAATTAGGGCGTCCCATACGTGATTTAAGATTATCTGTAACGGATCGATGTAATTTTAGATGCGATTATTGTATGCCAAAAGAAATTTTTGGAGATGATTATGTCTTCTTACCTAAAGATGAATTGCTAACATTTGATGAAATGGTCAGAATTTCTAAAGTATATGCCCGATTAGGCGTTAAAAAGATACGTATCACAGGTGGAGAACCGTTGTTAAGACGTAATTTAGATCAACTGATTGCACAATTAGTTCAAATTGAAGGTATTGAAGATATTGGTTTAACAACCAATGGTTTATTACTTAAAAAACATGGCCAAAAATTATATAATGCTGGCTTAAGACGAATTAATGTTAGTTTAGATGCTATTGATAATGAAGTATTTAAAGCACTTAATAATAGAAATATTAAAGCAACAACCATTTTGGAACAAATTGATTATGCAGTATCAATTGGCTTTGACGTTAAAGTTAACGTTGTTGTTCAAAAAGGTGTGAATGATGATCAAATTATTCCTATGTTAGAATATTTTAAACATAAAGATATTGAAATTCGTTTTATTGAATTTATGGATGTTGGTAATGATAATGGATGGGATTTTAGTAAGGTCGTATCAAAAGACGACATGCTATCTATGATTGAACAACATTTTGAAGTGGCACCAGTAGAGCCTAAATACTTTGGTGAAGTGGCAAAATATTATCGACATCAAGATAATGGTGTTAAATTCGGCTTGATTACAAGTGTCTCTCAATCATTTTGTTCAACATGTACACGTGCACGTTTATCATCAGATGGTAAATTCTATGGTTGTTTATTTGCAACGGTTGATGGATTTAATGTTAAAGAATTTATGCGTTCTGGTGTGACAGATGAAGAATTATTAGAACAATTCAAAGCTTTATGGCAAGTTAGAGATGATAGATATTCCGACGAACGTACAGAACAAACAGTAGCTAATCGTCGACGTAAAAAAATCAATATGAACTATATTGGTGGTTAA
- the mobA gene encoding molybdenum cofactor guanylyltransferase MobA — translation MIAIILAGGHSTRFGQHKAFATIQGEMFYQRIIRELEATNMFNDIVISTNDQIKSLFNYDQIVVDDEEHKDKGPLAGIYTVMTQYQDAELFFVVSVDTPMITGKAISELYQFLVSHLIDDHLDIAAFKEDGRYIPTIAFYSPNAMSAISEALHSNDYSFKNVYKQLSTDSLDVKAVNSPDYWYKNINYQQDLDSLNRII, via the coding sequence ATGATAGCTATTATATTAGCAGGAGGTCATTCGACAAGATTTGGTCAGCATAAAGCATTTGCGACGATACAAGGTGAAATGTTTTATCAACGTATCATTAGAGAATTAGAAGCGACCAACATGTTTAATGACATTGTCATTAGTACCAATGATCAAATCAAATCATTATTTAACTATGATCAGATTGTTGTAGATGATGAAGAGCATAAAGATAAGGGCCCATTAGCAGGAATTTATACAGTGATGACACAATATCAAGATGCAGAGTTATTCTTTGTTGTGTCAGTTGACACGCCAATGATTACTGGTAAAGCAATTAGTGAATTGTATCAGTTTTTAGTGTCACATCTTATTGATGATCATCTAGATATTGCAGCATTTAAAGAAGATGGTCGCTATATACCAACGATTGCATTTTACAGTCCGAATGCTATGTCAGCAATAAGTGAGGCACTGCATTCAAATGATTACAGCTTTAAAAATGTCTATAAACAGCTATCAACGGATAGTTTGGATGTTAAAGCAGTTAATTCACCAGATTATTGGTATAAAAATATTAACTATCAACAAGATTTGGACTCTTTGAATAGAATAATATAA
- the moaD gene encoding molybdopterin converting factor subunit 1, translating to MKILYFAEIKELIQKAEENITFEQAVSVQQFENYLFGRYPQIDNKKFQVAVNEEFVQKTDVIQPNDVVALIPPVSGG from the coding sequence ATGAAGATACTTTACTTCGCCGAAATTAAAGAGTTGATACAAAAAGCAGAAGAAAATATTACATTTGAGCAAGCAGTAAGTGTACAACAATTTGAAAATTACTTATTTGGACGTTATCCACAAATAGATAATAAAAAATTTCAAGTAGCAGTTAATGAAGAATTTGTTCAAAAAACAGATGTGATTCAACCTAATGATGTTGTGGCTTTAATTCCACCGGTTAGTGGAGGTTAA
- a CDS encoding MFS transporter, protein MTEHSSIKDPIFTKSFNTNFLINFVVYLCMYLLLVVIAGYSISEYHASDSLAGLVVGLFIVGSLIGRFASGKFVNQVGPKRLLLIGLICLIITQLLYFIPGSLSFLIFVRLINGIATAMVTTATGTIAAYVTPATRKSEGISLFSLSLVLGTAIGPFFGMLLITHYPITLLFIICVILGCLGLVMSFFIKVDFDTTSEPTATTQQTSKSKWSIHNFIASEAIPVAIVMLLVGITYSSVLTYLQAFAVERQLVTAASYFFIFFAITSLITRPLAGRLMDAKNENIVVYPAFIALIISFICLMFSFQGWMIFIAGAALGIGYGNLSSSMQAIAIKVSPPVKYGLATSTFFVGLDAGVGFGPSLLGLITHIFSYSQIYGLMALLGLITLIVYFLIHGRKVKASTY, encoded by the coding sequence GTGACTGAACATTCATCAATTAAAGATCCAATATTTACCAAAAGTTTTAATACTAACTTTTTAATTAATTTTGTTGTTTATTTATGCATGTATCTATTACTCGTAGTTATTGCTGGATATAGCATAAGTGAATATCACGCTTCTGATTCTTTAGCTGGATTAGTTGTCGGATTGTTTATTGTCGGATCGCTAATAGGACGTTTTGCATCTGGTAAGTTTGTTAACCAAGTAGGTCCAAAACGATTACTATTAATAGGACTTATTTGTTTAATTATTACGCAACTATTATATTTTATACCTGGATCATTAAGCTTTCTCATTTTCGTTAGATTAATTAATGGTATCGCTACGGCTATGGTAACTACTGCAACAGGTACAATCGCTGCATACGTTACTCCAGCTACAAGAAAAAGTGAAGGTATTAGTTTATTTTCATTAAGCTTAGTTCTCGGTACAGCAATAGGTCCATTCTTTGGTATGTTATTAATTACACATTATCCAATTACTTTATTATTCATTATTTGTGTCATATTAGGCTGCTTAGGTCTCGTGATGTCATTCTTTATCAAAGTTGACTTTGATACAACATCTGAGCCAACTGCCACAACACAACAAACAAGTAAATCTAAATGGAGTATACACAATTTTATTGCTAGTGAAGCAATACCTGTTGCCATCGTCATGTTATTAGTCGGTATTACTTATTCATCCGTACTAACGTATTTACAAGCGTTTGCCGTTGAACGTCAGTTGGTGACGGCCGCAAGCTATTTCTTTATATTCTTTGCCATCACATCATTAATTACACGTCCCCTTGCTGGTAGATTAATGGATGCTAAAAATGAAAATATCGTTGTTTATCCTGCATTTATTGCATTAATTATATCGTTCATATGTTTAATGTTCAGTTTCCAAGGTTGGATGATATTTATAGCTGGCGCTGCCTTAGGAATTGGCTATGGTAATTTATCTTCTTCTATGCAAGCGATAGCTATTAAAGTGTCTCCACCAGTTAAATACGGTTTAGCTACTTCAACCTTTTTCGTTGGGTTAGATGCTGGTGTTGGTTTTGGTCCATCATTACTTGGATTAATTACTCATATATTTAGTTATAGCCAAATTTATGGGTTAATGGCCTTACTTGGCTTAATTACATTGATCGTCTACTTCCTCATTCATGGTCGTAAAGTTAAAGCATCAACTTATTAA
- a CDS encoding VOC family protein — MTLKFDHIIHYIEQLEHFNFPGDILKLKSGGNHHKYGTYNKIAYINDNYIELLDVEDNEKLKKMAKTSEGDVAFATQIVQEQYEQGFKNICFRTDDIANVKQRLDDSGVESVGPISMEREGKKGNKVKWQLLYIVNNDEEGVKPPFFIQWDDTDAVRHDKLKDKFQTNFSIEMITIKSCQRQQTVTNFQQWFDLDIVESTDTYTDLILKTDDIYIRIEDGKQSKYHALLIKDNQANMPFSIFIRGAVYKFEPLV, encoded by the coding sequence ATGACGTTGAAATTCGATCATATTATTCATTATATTGAGCAATTAGAGCACTTTAACTTTCCAGGAGATATTTTAAAATTGAAATCTGGTGGCAATCATCATAAATACGGTACATATAATAAAATAGCATATATTAATGACAACTATATAGAACTATTAGATGTCGAAGATAATGAAAAATTAAAAAAAATGGCTAAAACATCTGAAGGTGATGTCGCATTTGCTACACAAATTGTGCAAGAGCAATATGAACAAGGGTTTAAAAATATATGTTTTAGAACAGATGATATTGCTAATGTAAAACAAAGATTAGATGATAGTGGTGTTGAAAGTGTAGGTCCGATTTCTATGGAAAGAGAAGGGAAAAAGGGTAACAAAGTTAAATGGCAATTACTTTATATTGTTAATAATGATGAGGAAGGTGTCAAACCGCCATTTTTCATTCAGTGGGATGATACGGATGCTGTAAGACATGACAAATTAAAAGATAAATTTCAAACTAACTTTTCAATTGAAATGATTACTATAAAAAGTTGTCAAAGACAACAGACCGTAACAAACTTTCAACAATGGTTTGATTTAGACATTGTTGAAAGCACAGATACCTATACGGATTTAATTTTAAAAACAGATGATATTTACATTAGAATTGAAGATGGCAAACAATCAAAATACCATGCATTACTCATTAAAGATAATCAAGCTAATATGCCGTTTTCGATTTTTATCAGAGGTGCTGTTTATAAATTTGAACCATTAGTATAA